A genome region from Segatella copri includes the following:
- the atpF gene encoding F0F1 ATP synthase subunit B encodes MDLLIPDSGLLFWMTLVFIIVFIILWKAGFPAIIKMVNERKAFIDDSLKKAHEANEKLANIQKEGESILQEAREKQAALLKEAAETRDAIVEKAQDKAREEGARLLSDAKKQIETEKQNAIREIRGQVAELSVQIAEKVLKAKLSDDKAQMDMINRLLDEVSSDNK; translated from the coding sequence ATGGATTTATTAATTCCTGATAGCGGTTTGCTCTTCTGGATGACGCTGGTCTTCATCATCGTCTTCATCATTCTTTGGAAGGCTGGATTCCCAGCCATCATTAAGATGGTGAACGAGCGCAAGGCTTTCATCGATGATAGTCTGAAGAAGGCTCACGAAGCCAACGAGAAGCTTGCCAATATCCAAAAAGAAGGTGAATCCATCTTGCAGGAAGCTCGCGAGAAGCAGGCTGCCCTCCTCAAGGAGGCTGCCGAAACCCGCGATGCCATTGTAGAGAAAGCACAGGATAAAGCACGCGAAGAAGGCGCACGTCTCCTCTCTGATGCCAAGAAGCAGATTGAGACCGAGAAGCAGAACGCCATTCGTGAAATCCGAGGCCAGGTAGCCGAACTCTCTGTTCAGATTGCAGAGAAGGTGCTCAAGGCTAAGCTCTCTGATGACAAGGCACAGATGGATATGATAAATCGACTGCTGGACGAGGTTTCTTCTGACAACAAATAG